A stretch of Fusarium fujikuroi IMI 58289 draft genome, chromosome FFUJ_chr10 DNA encodes these proteins:
- a CDS encoding monooxygenase-like protein, whose amino-acid sequence MAKIGMHEPHHMRVICIGAGISGIAAAYKAQRQLVNIELVIYEKNHDVGGTWLENRYPGCACDIPAHSYTFSWEGNPEWSRFYVEAPEIFDYLKKCAGKWGCMNFIKLRHRVIGATWDEQALKWTVKVQGPDGTEINDICDVLISATGPLNKWQWPDIPGLDDFKGLRLHPATWDASVDLSGKRVAVIGAGSSALQIVPTIQPVVSKLVNFIRSPTWVTAEYGQAFARAGRDTRFTETEINSFKSDNEAFLEYRRKLLDASTKAFDLYFKDTDMQRQAFEANRAAMRKRLKGHEEICNKLIPDFEVGCRRVSPGHGYLEALIEPNVTAVFDGIKLVNEMGILDNNNVQHDVDVIICATGFDVLYRPALPVLGRGAQDLRDFWNQGPIHYLSVASPRFPNYFIVGGPNAPISNVSLIMGLELAVDYAFSCVRKMQTENIGSLEVKREAADDFLEQRDKIMQGMVWTGSCVSWYKNGSDNGSVTGPWCGSIWHYKETLESPRWEDFEIQYLEKNRFAYLGNGRTHRELSGESMARTYLKDHGLY is encoded by the exons ATGGCCAAAATTGGAATGCATGAGCCTCATCATATGCGAGTTATATGCATTGGTGCTGGGATATCCGGTATTGCAGCAGCATACAAAGCCCAGAGACAACTCGTCAATATAGAGCTGGTCATTTACGAAAAGAACCATGATGTAGGTGGGACTTGGTTAGAGAACCGTTATCCTGGGTGTGCCTGCGATATTCCAGCCCATTCCTACACCTTCTCGTGGGAGGGGAACCCCGAGTGGTCCAGGTT CTATGTCGAAGCACCGGAGATATTTGACTACCTGAAGAAGTGTGCCGGAAAATGGGGTTGCATGAACTTTATCAAGTTGAGACACAGAGTTATCGGGGCCACCTGGGACGAGCAAGCTCTTAAATGGACCGTCAAAGTCCAAGGGCCGGATGGCACAGAGATCAACGATATTTGTGATGTTCTCATCAGCGCGACAGGGCCATTGAA TAAATGGCAATGGCCGGATATCCCTGGCCTGGACGACTTCAAGGGTCTACGCCTGCACCCAGCAACATGGGATGCGAGTGTAGACCTCTCGGGAAAGAGAGTCGCGGTTATAGGAGCTGGATCATCTGCTCTTCAAATCGTTCCAACTATCCAGCCCGTTGTCTCTAAGctcgtcaacttcatccGCTCGCCAACTTGGGTTACGGCAGAATATGGTCAGGCTTTTGCTCGTGCCGGAAGAGACACAAGATTCACGGAAACTGAAATCAACAGCTTTAAGTCCGACAACGAAGCATTTCTAGAGTACCGCAGAAAGCTTCTCGATGCTTCAACCAAAGCCTTTGACCTTTACTTCAAGGATACCGATATGCAAAGGCAAGCCTTCGAGGCAAATAGAGCGGCTATGCGAAAGCGACTCAAGGGCCACGAAGAGATATGCAACAAGCTTATTCCCGACTTTGAGGTTGGATGTAGACG CGTGAGCCCAGGGCATGGGTATCTAGAGGCTCTGATTGAGCCAAATGTAACTGCAGTTTTTGACGGGATCAAGCTCGTCAATGAGATGGGAATTCTTGACAACAATAATGTTCAGCACGATGTGGATGTCATTATCTGTGCGACTGGCTTTGACGTTTTGTATCGACCTGCGCTCCCCGTCCTAGGACGTGGAGCCCAGGACTTGAGGGACTTTTGGAATCAAGGCCCGATCCATTATCTCTCAGTGGCATCACCAAGGTTTCCGAACTATTTCA TCGTGGGTGGTCCCAATGCGCCCATTAGCAATGTTTCTCTCATCATGGGACTCGAGCTGGCAGTTGACTATGCATTCTCGTGTGTAAGAAAGATGCAGACTGAGAATATTGGCAGTTTGGAGGTGAAACGGGAAGCCGCAGATGACTTCCTTGAACAGAGAGATAAAATAATGCAGGGCATGGTATGGACTGGGTCTTGCGTAAGTTG GTACAAGAACGGCAGTGATAACGGTTCAGTTACGGGTCCTTGGTGCGGGTCTATATGGCACTATAAGGAAACACTGGAATCTCCAAGATGGGAAGACTTTGAGATTCAGTACCTTGAGAAGAATCGCTTCGCCTACCTCGGAAATGGCCGGACGCATAGAGAGCTAAGTGGCGAAAGCATGGCACGAACTTATCTAAAAGATCATGGGCTGTATTGA
- a CDS encoding related to lignostilbene alpha,beta-dioxygenase I, with amino-acid sequence MESGFKSKPLPGTENLKSKWNTTTTDLSGANPPVRLEGEIGDVIVRGTIPDAIDGTFYRVAQDPFTPPAPHNVSIEGHGVVSAFRIHKGSVDFKMRYIQTERYLTERRARTSLFGLYKNPWSDRPCVRGVVDSTANTNIIYWAGSLLALRESANPYSLDPDSLDTNQYDPFGKQVNAEAFTAHPKIDPFTDELVVFGYEAKGPGSDDIITYSIDKNGHIKNETWVKSPYVTFIHDMVLTENWIVLILWPFEADVDRMKAGGHHFAYNYDLPASFIVISRRRPEKVNANWKLGEYRVYNTKNCMIGHTASGWEENDKLYFECSRSHDNFFPFFPAKDGREAGQTVVDFVRFEIDLNQPTGSKVDEPRVLLDIPNEFPRIDERYMSKNDTKKLLFSGLNAVAMINTRTGEQQFYWPGENCYCQEPAFVPRSDDAPEGDGWVMFVVERRDLNLSNLVIVDTRDFKTPIAVAELPLRVRPQIHGNWVDSRELNDKPLVSEPGEIKLSGKACNLKVDIVNGSH; translated from the exons ATGGAGTCTGGGTTCAAATCGAAACCTTTGCCAGGTACAGAGAACCTGAAGTCTAAATGGAACACAACAACCACCGATCTTAGTGGTGCAAACCCCCCAGTTCGTCTTGAAGGAGAGATTGGGGATGTCATTGTTCGTGGCACCATCCCTGACGCCATCGACGGCACCTTTTACCGAGTTGCCCAGGATCCCTTCACCCCCCCGGCGCCGCATAACGTCTCAATTGAAGGACATGGCGTTGTGTCAGCATTTCGTATCCACAAAGGCTCAGTCGACTTCAAGATGAGATACATCCAGACAGAGAGATACCTTACCGAACGCAGGGCAAGGACGAGTCTATTTGGGTTGTATAAAAACCCTTGGTCGGACCGTCCCTGTGTTCGAGGCGTTGTTGATTCAACAGCGAATACGAACATCATCTACTGGGCTGGAAGCCTCCTCGCCTTGAGGGAATCAGCCAATCCGTACTCTCTAGACCCAGACTCGTTGGACACCAACCAGTACGACCCTTTCGGCAAGCAGGTCAACGCCGAGGCTTTCACGGCTCATCCCAAGATTGACCCTTTTACggatgagcttgttgtcTTTGGATACGAAGCTAAAGGCCCTGGGAGCGACGACATTATTACATATTCTATTGATAAGAATGGGCATATAAAGAATGAGACATGGGTTAAGTCTCCATATGTCACATTTATTCATGACATGGTCTTGACCGAGAACTGGATTGTTCTAATCCTGTGGCCTTttgaggctgatgttgatcgTATGAAGGCTGGTGGACATCACTTTGCATACAATTACGACCTTCCGGCCTCCTTCATCGTCATTTCCCGCCGCCGCCCAGAGAAGGTGAATGCAAACTGGAAGTTGGGCGAATACCGCGTCTATAACACCAAGAACTGCATGATTGGGCACACAGCATCTGGATGGGAGGAGAACGACAAACTTTACTTCGAGTGCTCCCGCTCTCACGACAActtcttccctttcttcCCTGCCaaggatggaagagaagcaggacAGACAGTTGTGGACTTTGTGCGTTTCGAGATTGATCTGAATCAACCCACTGGATCCAAAGTCGATGAACCCAGAGTCTTGCTCGATATCCCGAATGAGTTCCCACGTATCGATGAGCGTTACATGTCAAAGAA CGATACGAAGAAACTGCTCTTTAGTGGTCTCAATGCTGTGGCCATGATCAACACACGCACTGGAGAACAGCAGTTCTACTGGCCAGGAGAGAATTGCTACTGCCAGGAGCCTGCCTTCGTGCCGCGAAGCGACGATGCTCCTGAAGGAGATGGTTGGGTCATGTTTGTCGTTGAGCGTAGAGATCTAAACCTCAGCAATCTGGTGATCGTCGACACTCGTGACTTCAAGACGCCTATCGCTGTCGCTGAACTCCCCTTGCGCGTTCGACCGCAGATCCATGGCAACTGGGTTGACTCTCGGGAGCTGAACGACAAGCCTCTTGTGTCGGAGCCAGGGGAGATAAAGCTTTCTGGTAAAGCGTGTAACTTGAAGGTGGACATTGTGAATGGAAGTCACTAA
- a CDS encoding related to lipase/esterase — MRQNGTNGFNKPPEISEAENMTIKRRDGTDMELRIVKPTTGGLVYGTARGQDNYLQALANALGLTAVSVEYRLAPEHPFPASQHDATDAALYAISADGEDKLGGPLRLFAGKSSGAYLAVWTAISLRDDHGVDTKATLAGLVCSYGTYDISYTPSLLRHKRNIIVGRESMFRLMDAAFPPEQVVNRKDASVSPLYADLKNLPPALFLCGTEDAVVDDSVFIGARWSLAGNKAEVKLVPKGFHAFSLIPTGEIQKEGVSEVISFALSVL, encoded by the exons ATGCGACAAAATGGCACAAATGGCTTCAATAAACCGCCTGAGATTTCAGAGGCTGAAAACATGACAATTAAGAGGCGTGACGGCACGGACATGGAGCTGCGTATCGTCAAGCCAACAACAGG TGGCCTTGTGTATGGAACTGCTCGTGGCCAAGACAACTACTTGCAAGCACTGGCCAACGCACTAGGTCTTACAGCCGTTTCGGTCGAGTATAGGCTCGCGCCAGAGCATCCTTTCCCAGCTAGCCAGCACGATGCCACTGACGCAGCCCTATACGCCATCTCTGCAGACGGTGAGGACAAGTTGGGAGGTCCTCTTCGTCTATTTGCAGGCAAGTCAAGTGGTGCTTATCTCGCTGTATGGACCGCTATCTCACTCCGTGACGATCACGGTGTAGATACCAAAGCCACCTTGGCTGGTTTGGTGTGCAGTTACGGAACATATGATATTTCGTATACACCGTCCCTGCTCCGCCATAAGCGGAACATAATTGTCGGACGTGAGAGTATGTTTAGGCTCATGGACGCTGCGTTCCCTCCGGAACAGGTGGTGAACCGCAAAGATGCTTCTGTCTCTCCGCTTTACGCggatctcaagaacctgCCACCCGCGCTCTTCTTGTGTGGTACTGaagatgctgttgttgatgatagcGTCTTCATTGGCGCGCGATGGAGCCTCGCCGGTAATAAGGCCGAAGTCAAGTTGGTCCCCAAGGGATTTCATGCTTTCTCACTAATCCCGACGGGTGAAATACAAAAGGAGGGAGTCTCGGAGGTTATATCATTCGCACTATCAGTCTTGTAA